The following proteins are encoded in a genomic region of Xanthomonas cassavae CFBP 4642:
- a CDS encoding pilus assembly PilX family protein, producing the protein MNASSRLRPMPARPRGAVLYVALIMLILLALIGIAGMQVAGMQEKMASNYLATNIAFQNAEGVTRRSERAIEAIANRTDAPTGAPLVDTDIQQNCDAAFDPVAWGRSKATAMKEAVNVRRIDSCIIGGGSLAMGEPLDPVTPVYQITTFANDAATDASSSASIDTIFKL; encoded by the coding sequence ATGAATGCATCCAGTCGTTTGCGTCCGATGCCCGCCCGCCCCCGCGGCGCGGTGCTCTACGTCGCGTTGATCATGCTGATCTTATTGGCACTAATCGGTATTGCCGGTATGCAGGTAGCGGGGATGCAGGAAAAAATGGCATCCAATTATCTGGCGACAAATATCGCATTCCAGAATGCCGAAGGCGTAACGCGGCGGAGCGAACGTGCCATTGAAGCCATTGCAAACCGTACGGACGCGCCAACTGGCGCTCCTTTGGTAGATACCGATATTCAGCAGAACTGCGATGCTGCCTTCGATCCAGTCGCATGGGGGCGTAGTAAGGCGACAGCGATGAAGGAGGCGGTCAACGTGCGACGCATCGACTCTTGCATCATCGGTGGCGGGTCGCTTGCGATGGGCGAGCCACTCGATCCCGTAACTCCGGTTTACCAAATCACCACATTCGCAAACGATGCTGCGACAGATGCTTCGTCGTCTGCATCGATCGATACCATCTTCAAGCTCTGA
- a CDS encoding PilW family protein → MTRRPLSRYDIAGISLIEMMIAMVIGLVLMLGVIQVFSASRTASMLAEGSARAQENGRFALEFLQRDIRMAGHFGCVNDQAHFVRGEGDPIVTTGAASGSGHPLDFSVSVQGYEAPNTKPPASLTIGTTWSVPTGLPAAISKLNPRGGSDILVLRYLAPESVPITALTSGSTSVVGFNADAGLRLTEGGQTAPNVFGIADCSHATVFKGTYASGKVTANGTNLSNYSTRPSGQALIYRAESLVYYVGTSAASGEPALMRARSNGVDDYGTPEELVEGIENMQLLFGLDQTANMSKTSPPLGNINTQAIASDVSTGTDVAAAAQWRRVGQVQVGLLARSPTPSTAEKPANALRNSSVLGVSFAPPTQADGRLRLTYESTIALRNRLFGN, encoded by the coding sequence ATGACGCGCCGCCCTCTATCTAGGTACGATATCGCCGGCATCAGTCTGATTGAGATGATGATCGCAATGGTGATCGGTCTGGTATTGATGCTTGGGGTGATCCAGGTTTTCTCGGCGTCGCGTACTGCTTCAATGCTTGCCGAAGGGAGCGCGCGTGCTCAGGAGAACGGGCGTTTTGCCTTGGAATTTCTGCAGCGTGATATTCGTATGGCAGGGCACTTTGGCTGTGTCAATGACCAAGCGCATTTCGTTCGCGGCGAGGGTGATCCGATAGTCACCACAGGCGCTGCAAGCGGCTCTGGTCACCCGCTGGACTTCAGTGTCAGCGTCCAAGGCTACGAGGCACCAAATACGAAGCCGCCAGCCAGCCTGACAATCGGAACCACTTGGTCGGTGCCGACGGGCCTGCCTGCGGCAATCTCCAAGCTCAATCCTCGTGGTGGCAGCGATATTCTGGTGTTGCGTTACCTGGCGCCAGAGAGTGTGCCGATTACCGCGTTGACGTCGGGTAGCACCAGCGTGGTGGGGTTTAATGCCGACGCCGGCTTGCGTTTGACAGAGGGCGGCCAAACCGCGCCAAACGTGTTTGGCATCGCAGATTGTAGTCATGCAACGGTGTTCAAGGGTACCTACGCCAGCGGCAAGGTCACGGCGAACGGTACGAATTTATCTAACTATTCCACCAGGCCTAGTGGCCAGGCATTGATTTATCGAGCAGAATCGCTCGTTTATTATGTAGGAACTTCAGCAGCCTCAGGCGAGCCGGCATTGATGCGTGCACGCTCCAACGGTGTGGACGATTACGGTACTCCGGAGGAGTTGGTCGAAGGTATCGAAAATATGCAGTTGTTGTTCGGCCTCGACCAGACTGCAAACATGTCAAAGACATCTCCGCCGCTGGGTAATATCAATACCCAGGCAATCGCAAGCGATGTCTCTACAGGGACGGACGTTGCGGCTGCTGCGCAGTGGAGACGTGTCGGACAGGTCCAGGTCGGCTTGCTAGCACGTAGTCCCACACCCTCCACGGCGGAAAAGCCTGCCAACGCGCTGCGTAACTCCAGTGTACTAGGAGTGTCTTTCGCACCGCCTACCCAAGCAGATGGGCGCCTTAGACTGACTTACGAGTCCACCATCGCGTTGCGCAATCGCCTATTCGGAAATTGA
- the pilV gene encoding type IV pilus modification protein PilV: MIQRRPCTSRSRSDGFSLLEVLITIIVLAFGLLGFALLQTANVRFVQSANYRTQATNLAYDLLDQMRSNRFQSAWYTDATFSANTVTTASCSRPLGNNLTITGNINRWKCQVVQSLGEGASATVLNTNGQVTVGISWGDQRWDASNPDARTTFTLVSQL; this comes from the coding sequence ATGATTCAACGGCGACCCTGCACGTCGCGCTCCCGATCTGATGGTTTCAGTCTTCTCGAAGTACTGATCACCATCATCGTGCTTGCGTTCGGTTTGCTCGGATTCGCACTGTTGCAGACGGCTAACGTCCGCTTTGTGCAGAGTGCTAACTACCGTACCCAGGCTACCAATCTGGCGTACGACTTGCTGGACCAGATGCGTAGCAATCGCTTTCAGTCGGCCTGGTATACCGACGCCACGTTTTCAGCCAATACGGTGACCACCGCCAGTTGCAGTCGGCCGCTTGGGAATAACCTGACCATCACCGGCAACATCAACCGCTGGAAGTGCCAGGTGGTGCAGTCACTAGGTGAGGGTGCCAGTGCCACCGTTCTCAATACTAATGGCCAGGTTACCGTCGGCATAAGTTGGGGAGACCAGCGCTGGGATGCGAGCAATCCTGACGCACGTACTACATTCACTCTGGTATCTCAGCTATGA
- a CDS encoding GspH/FimT family pseudopilin, whose protein sequence is MSFRRSAGFTLVELMITIVVLAILLTIAFPSFRGVIRSNRVASSANETLGLLSLARSEAIRNRRGGGVCGSASGTACDNNWGSGMLAWADTDGDGAFKSGDTVLRFVSIDRSLTNSGPSGTAIAFDGRGRRVASTNQQITLQPTVCDGQALRRTLAVNGAGQITSQKGACQ, encoded by the coding sequence ATGTCATTTCGCCGATCTGCCGGCTTCACACTTGTGGAACTCATGATCACGATCGTCGTGTTGGCGATCCTGCTTACGATTGCGTTTCCCAGCTTCCGTGGAGTCATCCGATCCAATCGTGTAGCGAGCAGTGCCAACGAGACTTTAGGGCTGTTATCACTTGCACGAAGTGAAGCGATACGCAATCGCCGGGGCGGAGGTGTCTGCGGTAGCGCATCGGGAACAGCATGTGACAACAATTGGGGAAGCGGCATGCTTGCCTGGGCAGACACGGACGGCGATGGAGCCTTCAAGAGCGGCGACACGGTGTTGCGCTTTGTCTCGATAGATCGGTCGTTGACGAATTCCGGGCCATCCGGCACCGCAATCGCATTTGACGGGCGCGGGCGCAGGGTTGCTTCCACTAATCAGCAGATCACGCTCCAACCGACTGTATGCGACGGGCAGGCGCTGCGCCGCACGCTGGCAGTCAATGGCGCTGGTCAGATCACTTCTCAAAAAGGTGCCTGTCAATGA
- the ppnN gene encoding nucleotide 5'-monophosphate nucleosidase PpnN has protein sequence MELSSTAARALPVVDARIYPRGGLDVLSKAEVARLRDASSGGMHELLRRCALAVLTSGSASDDPRAARDLYPDFDIQVNQQDRGIRIDLINAPAMAFVDGEIIRGVAELLFAVVRDLAYMAIELEAQRGDLDTSEGITNAVFGQLRNARILQPSDPNLVVCWGGHSISRDEYLYTKQVGYELGLRGLDICTGCGPGAMKGPMKGATIAHAKQRKHSTRYIGVTEPGIIAAESPNPIVNHLVIMPDIEKRLEAFVRIGHGILVFPGGVGTAEEILYLLGILLREENASLPFPLILTGPTIAAPYFEQIDRFIRLTLGDAAASRYEIIVGDPVAVARRMAEGIHEVRAHRKDQKDSYYFNWSVHIPLEYQQPFVPSHEAMAALDLHHGRPAPALAADLRRAFSGIVAGNVKEDGMRRIEEFGPFEIHGDPDIMQALDELLRGFVDQRRMKISGDYRPCYRVVT, from the coding sequence ATGGAACTCAGCAGTACGGCGGCGCGGGCGCTGCCGGTAGTGGATGCGCGGATCTATCCGCGTGGTGGCCTGGACGTGCTGTCCAAGGCGGAAGTGGCCCGGCTACGTGACGCCTCCAGTGGTGGCATGCACGAGTTGTTGCGCCGTTGCGCACTGGCCGTGCTCACCAGCGGTAGCGCCTCGGACGACCCGCGCGCCGCACGCGACTTGTATCCGGATTTCGACATCCAGGTGAACCAGCAGGACCGCGGCATTCGTATCGACCTGATCAATGCCCCGGCCATGGCGTTCGTGGATGGCGAGATCATTCGCGGCGTGGCGGAGCTGTTGTTCGCCGTGGTCCGCGACCTGGCCTACATGGCCATCGAGCTCGAAGCGCAGCGCGGCGATCTGGACACCAGCGAAGGCATCACCAACGCAGTGTTCGGCCAGCTGCGCAACGCGCGCATCCTGCAGCCGTCCGACCCGAATCTGGTCGTGTGCTGGGGCGGCCATTCCATCTCGCGCGACGAGTATCTCTACACCAAGCAGGTGGGCTATGAGCTCGGCCTGCGTGGCCTGGACATCTGCACCGGCTGCGGCCCGGGTGCGATGAAGGGGCCGATGAAGGGCGCAACGATCGCGCATGCCAAACAGCGCAAGCACAGTACTCGCTATATCGGCGTGACCGAGCCGGGCATCATCGCGGCCGAGTCGCCGAACCCGATCGTCAATCATCTGGTGATCATGCCGGACATCGAAAAGCGCCTCGAAGCTTTCGTACGCATCGGCCATGGCATCCTGGTATTCCCGGGCGGTGTCGGCACGGCCGAAGAGATCCTGTACCTGCTCGGCATCCTGCTACGCGAGGAAAATGCCAGCCTGCCGTTCCCGTTGATCCTCACCGGCCCGACCATCGCCGCGCCGTACTTCGAGCAGATCGACCGCTTCATCCGCCTGACCCTGGGCGACGCGGCGGCCTCGCGCTACGAGATCATCGTCGGCGACCCGGTCGCCGTGGCACGCCGCATGGCCGAAGGCATCCATGAGGTGCGCGCGCACCGCAAGGACCAGAAGGACTCCTATTACTTCAACTGGTCGGTGCACATCCCGCTGGAGTATCAGCAGCCGTTCGTGCCCAGCCACGAAGCCATGGCCGCGCTGGACCTGCACCACGGCCGCCCGGCGCCCGCCCTGGCGGCGGACCTGCGCCGCGCGTTCTCCGGCATCGTCGCCGGTAACGTCAAGGAAGATGGCATGCGCCGCATCGAAGAGTTCGGCCCGTTCGAGATCCACGGCGACCCGGACATCATGCAGGCCCTGGACGAGCTGCTGCGCGGCTTCGTCGACCAGCGCCGGATGAAGATCTCGGGCGATTACCGGCCTTGTTATCGGGTGGTGACGTAG
- a CDS encoding TonB-dependent receptor, whose amino-acid sequence MTHPRCLRMSKLTLGLVAALAAAPVFAQSTSAGVAGLVTSSGGQPVPNAEVTITHVESGTVSRTTTDASGRYNARGLRVGGPYTITITKSGEGTKTEEGVYLNLNQVNSVDASLGGDVTTLGAVQAIGGDYGSALFSANKMGTGTNVTREQIESLPSINRNLQDYVRLDPRVAQTDKARNEISVGGQNPRFNLIRVDGISTNDAFGLESNGLPTPRQPFSMDVIDEISVDVANYDVTITGATGGVINAVTKSGTNEFHGSVYGTYRENDWSGKNQNDIRPQLFDNEATYGLTLGGPVIKDKLFFFANYEKYKGKGVFTGASGYGPTGSGASNIVPISQAQVDQIIDISRNTYGFDPGTLALPALDSESEEKGFKLDWNISDKHRASLRYGESEQSTANLNGFGNQALSLNSFHYVRDFSLKTYTAQLFSDWTDTFSTEAKVSYRDYSAVRTAASQLPAIAVRIGNNTVNLGTEQSTQANELRTETWNAFFAGTLFLNDHTVKFGFDYEDNDLFNLFGQRVFGSYTFNSIADYAANRPLNYRYSRSNSGNIDDIAADWGMRNVGVFLQDTWAVNNNLTLTFGVRYDEPMVKNSPAYNATASTLFGFRNDQTIDGNGLFEPRFGFNYTFDSDRPTQLRGGVGLFQGAAATVWLSNPYSNTGLAYTDYNFSSQALVNANGIRFTPDINNQPTGNGSVNGATQSVDFVDSKLGQPSVWKANLAFDTELPWYGIVASAEAVVTKVNEAIYYQQLNLGNTSRVGQDGRNLYWNTAGLNPACWLDDGRNPTGAGAPAACVRGTASVVDARGSRDPRFNDAIIARPTDKGGSESFTVGLNKPFNGGDWSWGLYYTYTDADEVSGLTSSTSGSQLGNNAVFQANENVASTAAYEVKNSILGTLNWKHAFFGDYETKLGLIYQGRNGRPYSYAFDNDANGDGRLNDLLYIPAGRGDVLFGTAREEQAFWNYIEGNEYLAARRGQVAERNGARNSWINQFDLHIEQEIPGFFKDNKASVWLDVMNVGNLLNKKWGRVEEYGFPGMRGVVEYGGVDAATGKYVYRFNTPDQSTVYDDRGISRWALQLGFRYQF is encoded by the coding sequence TGGCCTGGTTACCAGCAGCGGCGGTCAGCCGGTTCCGAATGCCGAAGTCACGATCACCCACGTGGAGTCTGGAACGGTCAGCCGTACCACCACCGATGCCAGCGGACGCTACAACGCGCGCGGCCTGCGTGTGGGTGGCCCTTACACCATCACCATCACCAAGTCCGGCGAAGGCACCAAGACCGAAGAAGGCGTGTACCTGAACCTCAATCAGGTCAACAGCGTCGATGCTTCGCTGGGCGGTGATGTGACGACGCTGGGCGCGGTGCAGGCCATCGGTGGCGATTACGGCTCGGCGCTGTTCAGCGCCAACAAGATGGGCACCGGCACCAACGTGACCCGCGAGCAGATCGAATCGCTGCCGTCGATCAACCGTAACCTGCAGGACTATGTACGTCTGGATCCGCGCGTGGCGCAGACCGACAAAGCACGTAACGAGATCTCGGTCGGTGGCCAGAACCCGCGCTTCAACCTGATCCGCGTGGACGGCATCAGCACCAACGATGCGTTCGGCCTGGAATCCAATGGGTTGCCGACGCCGCGCCAGCCGTTCTCGATGGACGTCATCGACGAAATCTCCGTCGACGTCGCCAATTACGACGTCACCATCACCGGCGCTACCGGCGGCGTGATCAACGCGGTCACCAAGTCCGGTACCAATGAATTCCACGGGTCGGTCTACGGCACCTACCGTGAGAATGACTGGTCGGGCAAGAATCAGAACGACATTCGTCCGCAGCTGTTCGATAACGAGGCCACCTACGGGCTGACCCTGGGCGGCCCGGTCATCAAGGACAAGCTGTTCTTCTTCGCCAACTACGAGAAGTACAAGGGCAAGGGCGTCTTCACCGGCGCCTCCGGCTATGGTCCGACCGGCTCGGGTGCAAGTAATATCGTTCCGATCTCGCAGGCGCAGGTCGATCAAATCATCGACATCTCGCGCAACACCTACGGGTTTGATCCGGGAACGTTGGCGCTGCCGGCTCTGGATTCGGAATCCGAAGAGAAAGGCTTCAAGCTCGACTGGAACATCTCCGACAAGCACCGCGCCTCGCTTCGCTATGGCGAGAGCGAGCAGAGCACGGCCAACCTCAACGGCTTCGGCAATCAGGCGCTGTCGCTGAACTCGTTCCATTACGTTCGCGACTTCAGCCTCAAGACCTATACGGCGCAGTTGTTCAGCGATTGGACCGATACGTTCTCCACCGAAGCCAAGGTGTCCTACCGCGATTATTCGGCCGTGCGTACCGCTGCATCGCAGCTGCCCGCCATCGCCGTGCGGATCGGTAACAATACCGTTAACCTGGGTACCGAGCAGAGCACCCAGGCCAATGAGCTGCGGACCGAAACCTGGAATGCGTTCTTCGCAGGCACGCTGTTCTTGAACGACCACACCGTCAAGTTCGGCTTCGACTACGAAGACAACGACCTGTTCAATCTGTTCGGTCAACGTGTCTTCGGTTCTTACACGTTTAACTCGATTGCCGACTATGCGGCCAATCGCCCGCTGAACTACCGTTACTCGCGCTCCAATAGCGGCAACATCGACGACATCGCCGCAGATTGGGGCATGCGTAACGTCGGCGTGTTTTTGCAGGATACCTGGGCCGTCAACAACAACCTGACGCTGACGTTCGGCGTGCGTTACGACGAGCCGATGGTCAAGAACAGCCCTGCCTACAACGCAACCGCCTCGACTCTGTTCGGCTTCCGTAATGACCAGACCATCGACGGAAACGGCCTATTTGAGCCGCGCTTCGGTTTCAATTACACCTTCGACAGCGATCGCCCCACCCAGCTGCGTGGTGGCGTGGGCCTGTTCCAGGGCGCCGCGGCAACCGTGTGGTTGTCTAATCCGTACTCCAACACTGGTCTGGCTTACACGGATTACAACTTCTCCAGCCAGGCGCTGGTCAACGCCAATGGCATTCGCTTCACGCCAGACATCAATAACCAGCCGACCGGTAATGGTTCGGTGAATGGCGCCACACAGTCCGTCGATTTCGTCGACAGCAAGCTGGGTCAGCCGTCGGTATGGAAGGCCAACCTGGCATTCGATACCGAGCTGCCCTGGTACGGCATTGTGGCATCTGCCGAGGCGGTGGTGACCAAGGTCAATGAGGCGATCTACTACCAGCAGCTCAATCTTGGCAATACCAGTCGCGTGGGCCAGGATGGTCGTAATCTTTACTGGAATACCGCCGGCTTGAACCCGGCCTGCTGGCTGGATGATGGCCGTAACCCGACCGGTGCAGGCGCCCCGGCTGCTTGTGTGCGTGGCACTGCATCCGTGGTCGATGCACGCGGCTCGCGCGATCCGCGCTTCAACGATGCCATCATCGCGCGCCCCACCGATAAGGGCGGCAGCGAGAGCTTTACCGTCGGCCTGAACAAACCCTTCAACGGCGGCGACTGGTCGTGGGGCCTGTATTACACCTATACCGATGCCGACGAAGTCAGCGGCCTGACCAGTTCGACCTCGGGTTCGCAGCTGGGCAACAACGCGGTATTCCAGGCCAACGAAAACGTCGCCTCGACCGCCGCGTACGAAGTGAAGAACAGCATCCTCGGCACGTTGAACTGGAAGCATGCGTTCTTCGGCGACTACGAGACCAAGCTGGGCCTGATCTACCAAGGTCGCAATGGTCGCCCGTATAGCTATGCGTTCGACAACGACGCCAATGGCGATGGTCGCTTGAACGACCTGTTGTATATCCCGGCCGGCCGTGGCGATGTGCTGTTCGGTACCGCTCGGGAAGAACAGGCGTTCTGGAACTACATCGAAGGCAACGAGTATCTGGCCGCCCGTCGTGGCCAAGTTGCCGAACGCAATGGCGCACGTAACTCCTGGATCAACCAGTTCGACCTGCACATCGAGCAGGAAATTCCGGGTTTCTTCAAGGACAACAAGGCCTCTGTCTGGCTTGACGTCATGAACGTAGGCAACCTGCTCAACAAGAAGTGGGGCCGTGTCGAGGAGTATGGCTTCCCGGGCATGCGTGGCGTGGTGGAATACGGCGGTGTCGATGCGGCCACTGGCAAGTACGTGTACCGCTTCAATACGCCGGACCAATCCACGGTCTACGACGATCGCGGCATCTCCCGTTGGGCGCTGCAGCTGGGCTTCCGCTACCAGTTCTGA